A window of Exiguobacterium sp. FSL W8-0210 genomic DNA:
GAACACAGAAATGTTTGCTTGAAAGTTCTGCGCATACGGATCAAGGACGGTATTCGATCATCGGTGTTGATCCGGTGGAGATGATTCGCGCAGAGGGACGGACCGTGACGCGGGAACAGTTGACGACAGGTCGATTGACGCAGGAAACGGGTGATCCAGTACGACTGATGCAACAGATGATCCTCCGGGGTGGCGTCGAAGAAGACCTTCCGTTTTTAGCGGGTGGGATCGGATATGTCGGTTACGACATGATGCGCGCATATGAAACGCTTGGTGATATTCCAGAGCGAACGAGACAACTACCGGACGCGCTACTCGCTGTATACGACCAAATCATCCTGTTCGATCATCTCGAACATCGTGTTCATTTGATTCAGACGTCGCTCGGTGGCATCACTGATCGTGATGAATTACGTCAACGTTTAGCAGAACGAAAAGCACAACTTGAGCAACCACGGGAGCGAACGGATATCGAGCGTCCTCTCCGGGATGTCGTCTATGAACCGTTGATGGATCAAGAGACGTTTGAAGGACTCGTCGAACAAGCAAAGAAACATATTCGCCAAGGCGACGTCTTCCAACTCGTTCTCTCACAACGCCTCGATGCGACGTTCTCAGGTGACCCGTTCCAGTTTTACCGGAAGCTCCGCAAGGACAATCCAAGCCCTTATCTCTTCTATATCGACTTAGGCGAAGCGATCGTACTCGGGGCCTCCCCGGAAAGTTTGGTCCAAGTCAAAGGGAATCGAGTGACGACGAATCCGATTGCCGGCACACGCCGCCGGGGGAAGACGAAAGAAGAGGACGAACGACTGGCAGAGGAGTTGCTTCACGATGAGAAGGAACGGGCCGAGCACCGGATGCTTGTCGATCTCGGACGCAACGACCTCGGTCGGATTTGTCAGATTGGTACCGTCGAGGTGACGCGATTCATGCAAATCGAGCGCTTCAAGAACGTCATGCACCTCGTTTCTGTCGTTGAAGGGACGTTAGCAGACGGAAAGACCGGCGCAGACGCACTCGTCTCTTGTCTACCGGCTGGGACGGTCACGGGAGCTCCGAAAATCCGAGCGATGCAGTTGATCGACCAGTACGAACAGGTGAAACGAGAAGTATATGCCGGGGCGGTCGGCTATTTCGATGTTCGAGGGAATATGGATTTTGCCCTCGCGATCCGGACGATGGTGATCAAGGATGGTGTCGCTTCTGTTCAAGCAGGAGCTGGCATCGTCTACGACTCGATTCCACGCCTCGAGTACCAGGAGACGTTACACAAAGCGAAATCACTACTGGAGGTTTGGAAATGATCGTCCTAATTGATAATTATGATTCCTTTACCTATAACCTATACCAATACGCATCCGTTTATACGGACGTTCACGTCATTCGAAACGATGCGGTCAGCATCGAAGAACTACGCGAGATGAAACCAGACGGCATCATCCTCTCACCCGGTCCCGGTCGCCCGGCTGACGCTGGCATCTGCATCGATCTCATTCGTCAATTATCGGGTCGAGTACCGATTCTCGGTGTCTGTCTCGGACATCAGGCAATCGGCGAAGCATTCGGAGGACGCGTCGTCGAAGCACCAGTCATCATGCACGGGAAGACATCGATGATTCGACAATCGGGACAACTCTTCGACGAAATGACGGAAACGTTAGAGGTCATGCGCTATCATTCGCTGATCGTCGCTCGCAACGACTTACCGACGGAGCTCGTCATCACAGCAGAAACGGATGACCGGACGATCATGGCACTCGAGCACCGGACGCATCCGACGTTCGGAATCCAGTTCCATCCTGAATCTGTCGGAACACCACAAGGACAGCAGATGATTAAACGATTCATTGAATTGACAAAGGAGTGACGAACGATGAAAGAGACGTTATTGAAATTAGCAGAAGCAAAACATTTACGATATGAAGAGATGCAACAGGCAGCACGCGAACTATTTGCGGAAGACGTTACCGATAGCGAAATTGCCGCTTTTCTCGTCGCATTGAAAGCAAAAGGAGAGACTGCAGAAGAATTAGCCGGTCTCGCTTCAATCATGCGCGAGGTCGCCCTCGACATTCCGGTCACCGGCGATTTCATGGATAACTGCGGCACTGGAGGCGACGGCTCACAATCGTTCAACATCAGTACGACAGCCGCCTTCGTTCTGGCAGGTGCCGGCATAAAAGTCGCGAAGCACGGGAATCGGAGTGTCTCGAGTAAAACGGGAAGCGCTGATGTGCTCGAAGCACTCGGGGTTTCGCTCGATGCGACACCGGAACGTTTAGCAGAACAGCTCGAGTCGAACGGAATCGCCTTCTTGTTTGCGCAACGGATGCACCCACGCGTCAAGCAAATCATGAAGGTCCGACGCGATCTGCGGATTCCAACGATCTTTAACTTGATCGGGCCGTTGACGAATCCGGTCCCGCTCAAGACACAACTATTAGGAATTTACCGGGAGGATATGCTTGAGACGATGGCGTTGACATTGCATCGACTCGGACGGAAGCGGGCAATCGTCTTACACGGTGCGAATGGAATGGATGAAGCATCCCTTGCCGGAACGAACCAACTCGTCTTACTCGACGAAGGCGAGCTGATCCGCTTCAGTCTTCATCCGGAGGAAGTCGGACTGAAGACCGCACCGCTTGAAGCAATTCGCGGAGGTAGTGCACAAGAGAATGCGGCGATTTTACTCCGTGTTCTTGGTGGAGAGCATGGTGCTTATCGCGACACGGTCCTACTCAATGCCGGAATTGCCCTCTTTGCAGCAAATCGGGCGAAGACGATCGAAGAAGGAATCGCCTTAGCAGCGGATAGCATCGACTCAGGACGGGCGATGGAACGATTGAATCAATTACGACAAATGACACGGGAGGAAGCAATCGGATGAATATCTTAGATCGCATCATCGAAACGAAACGAGCAGAAGTCCTGCAATTAAAATTAACTGGTGTCGAACGGATCAGTCGGGAGGCATTGAAGCCGTCGATTAAGCAACGACTAGCGGGAGCGGATTTATCCGTCATCGCGGAAATCAAACGAGCGTCGCCATCAAAAGGTGCCATCGCACTCGACGTCGACGTCGTCACTCAGGCCAAACAATATGAAGCGAGTGGGGCGACTGTCATCTCCGTCTTGACGGACGAGACGTACTTCAAAGGATCGATGGACGATTTAGCGGCAGTCGCTGCAGCAGTCGATATCCCGGTGCTTTGTAAGGATTTCATGATTGATCGGATTCAAATCGACCGGGCAAAAGCACATGGGGCACGGTTGATTCTCTTAATCGTCGCCGCTCTCGAGCAGGAGACGCTTGCTGACTTGTATGCGTATGCTTACGCAGAAGGACTTGAGGTCTTGGTCGAAGTCCATGACGAAGAGGAGTTACGCCGAGCAGAGGCGATTGGTGCGCAAATCATTGGCATCAACAACCGGAACTTGAAAAAGTTCGAAGTTGATTTACAGACATCGGTCGGATTACTCGAACAAAAACAATCGGACGTCCGGTATATCAGTGAGAGTGGCATCAAGACGGTCGAGGAAGCACAGCGATTACACGCTGCCGGTGCAGACGGGATCCTCGTCGGCGAGACGTTGATGCGGGCAGACGATCCGCAAGTCTTCATCCGAGAAGTGAGTGGCGTTCGCGTATGACACGGATTAAGTTCTGTGGTCTCCGGGAAAGAGAACATGTCGAAGCGGCAGTTCGCTTAGCGGACTACATCGGCTTTATCTTTGCTAAAAGTAAACG
This region includes:
- the trpE gene encoding anthranilate synthase component I gives rise to the protein MVQTDTLIIEQLELNGDEMTPIMIFQQLSGTQKCLLESSAHTDQGRYSIIGVDPVEMIRAEGRTVTREQLTTGRLTQETGDPVRLMQQMILRGGVEEDLPFLAGGIGYVGYDMMRAYETLGDIPERTRQLPDALLAVYDQIILFDHLEHRVHLIQTSLGGITDRDELRQRLAERKAQLEQPRERTDIERPLRDVVYEPLMDQETFEGLVEQAKKHIRQGDVFQLVLSQRLDATFSGDPFQFYRKLRKDNPSPYLFYIDLGEAIVLGASPESLVQVKGNRVTTNPIAGTRRRGKTKEEDERLAEELLHDEKERAEHRMLVDLGRNDLGRICQIGTVEVTRFMQIERFKNVMHLVSVVEGTLADGKTGADALVSCLPAGTVTGAPKIRAMQLIDQYEQVKREVYAGAVGYFDVRGNMDFALAIRTMVIKDGVASVQAGAGIVYDSIPRLEYQETLHKAKSLLEVWK
- the trpD gene encoding anthranilate phosphoribosyltransferase, producing MKETLLKLAEAKHLRYEEMQQAARELFAEDVTDSEIAAFLVALKAKGETAEELAGLASIMREVALDIPVTGDFMDNCGTGGDGSQSFNISTTAAFVLAGAGIKVAKHGNRSVSSKTGSADVLEALGVSLDATPERLAEQLESNGIAFLFAQRMHPRVKQIMKVRRDLRIPTIFNLIGPLTNPVPLKTQLLGIYREDMLETMALTLHRLGRKRAIVLHGANGMDEASLAGTNQLVLLDEGELIRFSLHPEEVGLKTAPLEAIRGGSAQENAAILLRVLGGEHGAYRDTVLLNAGIALFAANRAKTIEEGIALAADSIDSGRAMERLNQLRQMTREEAIG
- a CDS encoding anthranilate synthase component II, with product MIVLIDNYDSFTYNLYQYASVYTDVHVIRNDAVSIEELREMKPDGIILSPGPGRPADAGICIDLIRQLSGRVPILGVCLGHQAIGEAFGGRVVEAPVIMHGKTSMIRQSGQLFDEMTETLEVMRYHSLIVARNDLPTELVITAETDDRTIMALEHRTHPTFGIQFHPESVGTPQGQQMIKRFIELTKE
- the trpC gene encoding indole-3-glycerol phosphate synthase TrpC yields the protein MNILDRIIETKRAEVLQLKLTGVERISREALKPSIKQRLAGADLSVIAEIKRASPSKGAIALDVDVVTQAKQYEASGATVISVLTDETYFKGSMDDLAAVAAAVDIPVLCKDFMIDRIQIDRAKAHGARLILLIVAALEQETLADLYAYAYAEGLEVLVEVHDEEELRRAEAIGAQIIGINNRNLKKFEVDLQTSVGLLEQKQSDVRYISESGIKTVEEAQRLHAAGADGILVGETLMRADDPQVFIREVSGVRV